From Microbacterium sp. CGR2:
GGCACCACCCCAGGCGAACCTGCCCCACGGAGCGCCCGAGGCCAGCGCAATCTGAAACGCGGTGAGAGTCGCGAGCAATGTGAGGACAACGATCAGGGCGAACAAGACCATGGGACAACCTCCGAGATGTGGGTCACGCGTCGTGTTCGAGCTGGTCAAGCCAGGTCAGCGCGAGGGTGTGGGAGCGGATGCCGTAGTCGAGAGTCGCACGACGGTACCGGAACACCTCGGCCGATGCCGCGGGGATCTCCGCGCTGTCGAGTTCCGTGGCCAACGAGGTGAGCGCGTTGCCGTCCTCTGTCAGCCGCGCACGGACCACGGCGATGCACTCACGACGCTCACCCGCGGGCAGGCTGCCGAGGAGATAGATCCGCGCGAGCATGAGGGGCTCTGCGTCCGATCCGCTGAGCGGTGAGAGCATCCATTCGCGCCATGTTTGACGGCCCGTGTCGGTGACCGCGTAGAGCTTCCGCCGACGACGTGTGTCCGCCGCGTCCGCGGGGAGAACCCAACCTTGGGCTTCGAGTTGCCGGAGAGCACGTTGGATGCTGCCGAAGCTGGCGGCGTAGAACAACGAGATTCCGCCGGTGAAGCGCTTGTGCACGTCATAAAGGGCGAGAGGCCCGTCGAGGAGGATGCCGAGGATGAGAAACTGCACGTCTTAGATATACCCCTTAGGTATATTGAGCGCAAGGCTACGCTGAAAGAACCGCAACGAAGGAGAACCGATGCCCACTGTCCCCACCTTCACCGCCCACAACGGATTCGCCCTGCCTGCCATCGGCCTCGGCACGTACGCGCTCAACGGCGACGCGGGAGCCGACGCCGTCACCGGAGCGCTCAGCGCCGGGTACCGGCTGCTCGACTCGGCGTTCAACTACGAGAACGAGGGCTCGGTCGGTCGTGGGGTCGCGGCATCCGACATCGCCCGTGCAGAGATCATCGTCACGACGAAGCTCCCTGGACGTCACCACTCGACGGAGAAGGCCCGCACGAGCATCGAAGAGAGCCGCTCGCGCCTCGGGCTCGACATCACCGACCTGCACCTCATCCACTGGCCCAACCCCAGCCAGGACGAGTACGTGCAGGCGTGGGCGGCCCTCGTCGACGCGCAGGAACGCGGGATCGTCCGCCAGATCGGCGTGTCGAACTTCCTGCCGGAGCACCTCGAGCGCATCGAGCGCGAGACCGGCGTGCGACCGGTCGTCAATCAGATCGAGGTCCACCCGTTCTTCCCTCAGGAGGAACAGCTGGCGTATCACCGTGAACACGGCATCCTGACCGAGGCGTGGAGCCCGCTCGGCCGGGCGAAGGAACTGCTCGACGAAGCCGTCATCACCGAGATCGCCGCCGCACACGGCATCAGCGCCGCTCAGACCGTCCTCGCCTGGCATGTCGCCCGGGAGACGGTCGCGATCCCGAAGGCGTCGTCGCTGGAGCATCAGGAGTCGAATCTGGCCGCGGCCGAGGTCGTGCTCGACGAAGCCGAGGTCGCCGCGATCACAGCCCTCGGGCGCCCGGACGGTCGACTGTTCGGCGCCGACCCGCGCACTCACGAGGAGTCGTAGCGGTCAGACGATCTGGGTTCCGAGCACGCGGACGAGTTCGAGCTTGCTGGCCGACTCACTTCCGGGGGCTGCGGTCAGCACGATCAGGGCTTGAGATTCGTCTTGGGTGAACAGCGCCTGGCAGTCCACTTCGATCTCACCGAGTTCGGGGTGGATGAGAACTTTGTGCTCCTCGAATCGGCGGCGCACCTCCTGTGCTTCCCACAGCTCGACGAATTCCGCACTGCGGGCGGTGAGATCCTTCACGATCTCGCCTGCCCGTGAGCGTGTGCCGAGCATGCCGTGCGCGGCGCGGAGCGCGGCCACCTGCGATCGGCTCTGGCGCGCGCGGTCACGCTCCGGGTAGCGGCTCCGCTCGGTCTCGGGCTGCGCGAACCAGCGGTGGATGCCGCTGCGCTCCAGCCCCTGCAGGGCGCTCGCATCGCCGAGGAGTGCCCGCGCCGCGTCGTTCTGCACGAGAACCTCGTCGAGCGCGGACACGACGAAGGCCGGCGAGTCGTGCAGCCGGTCGAGGATCCGCAGCATCCCCGGCCGCACGTGGTCGGCGAACGCGGCTCGATCCGGCGCACTGTGGCCGCACACCCGGTGGAGATAGTCGCGCTCGTCGGAGGTGAGCCGGAGCGCTCGGGCCAGAGCGGCCACGATCTGGATGCTCGGCTGCGGGCCGCGGCGCTGCTCGAGGCGCGTGTAGTAGTCCGTCGACATCGCCGCGAGCTGGGCGACCTCCTCCCGGCGCAGACCCGGCGTGCGTCTCCGGGCACCCTCGCTCAGGCCGACGTCGGAAGGCTGCAGGGTCTCCCGTCGGCGCAGCAGGAATTCGGCCAGTGCGTCTCGATCCACGTGAGAAGTATCCCGCGTGCGCTCGACCCGATCCAGGGACGGCCGATCCCTGGATGACGGGTCTCTGGTGAGCGCCGCGCTGCGGATCGCAGGCTGGGGACATGAACATCACCGGAAACACCATCTTCATCCCCGGCGCCACCAGCGGCATCGGCCTCGCGCTCGCTCGGGCGCTCCGCGCCAAGGGCAACACGGTCATCGTCGGCGGACGCCGCACCGAACTGCTGCGCGAGATCGCCGCTGCCGACCCCGGCATGCACACCGTGCAGATCGACACGACGGACGCCGACAGCATCCGAACCGCGGCATCCGAAGTGCTGGCCGCGCATCCTGAACTCAACGTGCTCATCGCCATGGCCGGGGTGATGCGGGTCGAGGACTGGACGCAACCTTCCGGGTTCCTCGGAACTGCGGAGGAGACGGTCGTCACCAACGTGCTCGGTCCGATTCGCCTCATCAGCGCGTTCATCGAGCATCTCGGCAGCGTGCCGGACGCGACGGTCATGACCGTCTCCTCCGGACTTGCCTTCACGCCGCTGCGGGCGACCCCGAGCTACAACGCGAGCAAGGCGGCGATCCACATGCTCAGCGAGTCACTGCGACTCCAGTGGGCGGGCACCGGCGTGCAGATCATGGAGCTCGAGCCTCCGGCGGTGCGTACGGGACTGCTGCCCGGGCACGAGGAGAACGAGTCGGCGATGCCCCTCGACGACTTCATCGCCGAGGTGATGGAGCTGATCGAGACGCAGCCCGATACCACCGAGATCCAGGTCGAGAACGTGAAGTTCCTGCGCTACGGCGAGGCGCGCGGTGACTACGCGCAGGTGGTGGCCGCGGTCAACGGCAGCGACCCGCACGGAAAGTGAGAGAGCGCGGCGAGGTCACTGGCGCAACGTCGCGGTGACCTCGTCGAGGGCCTTCGCCGAGTGATGGAGCAGACCGAGTTCTTCGTCGGAGAACGAGGTGTTGCGGATCGGCATCGCGCCCGTCGCACTCACGATCGACGGCACCGAGAGCGCCACGCCGTCGACGCCGTGGAAGTCGTGCAGCACCGTGCTGACCGGCATCACCGCGTGCTCGTCGCGGAGAATCGCCTCGACGATGCGGGCACTCGACAGGCCGATGGCGTAGTTGGTCGCGCCCTTGCCCTGAATGACCTTGTAGGCGGCGTCGCGGACGTCGACGGCGATCGCATCGAGTTCGTCGAGCGTGAATCGAGGGTGTCCCGGGACTTCCCAGTCGAGAATCGGGACCGTGCCGATGGTTGCGCGGGACCACAGCGGGAACTCGGTGTCGCCGTGCTCGCCGACGATGTGGGCGTGCACACTCGCCGTCGAGACCCCCGCGCGTTCGGCGAGCTTCCACCGGAGGCGTGAGGTGTCGAGGACGGTTCCGGAGGCGAAGATCCGCTCGATGGGAAGGCCGGTGGCCTCCTGCGCGATCACGGTGAGAACGTCGCACGGGTTGGTGACGATGACGTAGACCGCGTTCGGGGCGACTTCGAGCAGCTGCGGCATCATGGTGCGGATGATGCCGGCGTTGACCTCGGCGAGCTCGGTGCGGGTCTGTCCGGGGTTCTGTTTCGCGCCGGCGGTGATGACGACGACGTGTGAGCCCGCGGCGACGGAGATGTCGCTGCCGCCGACGATGTCACTCGTGCCGGTGAACTGGGTGCCGTGGGCGAGATCGAGGACCTCGGCCTCCACCTTTTCAGTGGCGATGTCGTAGAGGGCGACGTGGCGGGCAGAGCCGCGGATCAGTGCGGCGTAGGCGACGCTGGATCCGACGCTTCCCGCCCCGACGACGGTGAGCTTCGAGTTCTCGATGATCTCCATGCGCACAGTCTGGCAGTGCCGGTGTCACATCGGGAGGGGCGATGCTCGTGCAGATCAGATCGCTGCGTTCACGGCCTCGTCGACGGTGGAGTGCGTGAACTGGAATCCGGTCTTCTCCAGCACTCCGGGACGCACATCCGCGTCGGTGAGAAGAAGCGAGTCCGCCGCTTCGTTCAGCGCGAGGCGTAGCGCCCACGACGGAGCGGGGAGCCAGAACGGCCGGTGCATGCGCGCGGCGAGGGCCCGGCCGGTCTCGTTGGCCGATGCCGGAGTCGGTCCGGTGAGGTTCACGGGGCCCCCGATCTTCTGATCGAGGACGTGGCGGATCGCGCGCACCTCGTCTTCGAGCGAGATCCAGGGCCAGATCTGCGTTCCAGGCCCGATCGGCCCGGCCACTCGGAAGCGCGTCAGCTGGATGAGGGGCTTCAGCACGCCCTGACGGTGGATGATCGGGGCCGTCCGCAACAGAGCGACGCGGGCGTGGTCGTCGGCGCGGCGCGCTTCAGCTTCCCAGCGCACGCAGAGATCGGCCAGGAACGTCTCGCCTGCAGTGGAGTCTTCGGTGAGCTGCTCCCCCGGTGCCGAGCCGTAGTATCCGACGGCGGATGCAGAGACGAGTGCGGGAGCATCAGAGCGGAGAGCACGCATCGCGGTGGTGATCGTCTTCGTCGTGCGCAGACGCGAGTCGACGAGTTCCGTGCGGTAGCGACGGGTCCACGGCACTCGACCGACGCTGGCTCCGCTCAAGGAGACGATCGCCTCAGCACCGGCGAGCACGTCGGGATCGAGCTCGCGCTCCCCCGGCGCCCACTGCGCTTCGTCATCGCTCCTGGGTGGGCGTCGCACGAGCGTCGTGACCTCGATGCCGTCGCCACGGAGCGAGGACGCGAGCGCCGTTCCGATCAGTCCGGATGCTCCGCTGATGACGATGCGTCGCGCCATTGTCGCTCCTGAGGTTTCTTCGTCGAAAGTCACTGGTCGCTCACGATGTGAGCGAGTGAAGTCCACACTAACGAAAGGGTGCGACGGCGCCGTGGCCACGAAGCGGGCGACGAGGAAATGGAGTGGGCCCTGCCGGGATCGAACCGACGACATCCACGGTGTAAACGTGGCGCTCTACCAGCTGAGCTAAAGGCCCTTCCTGACCATCTTATCCAGGCGCGCGCCGCGCGGGTGTCACCGTCCCAGCGCGACGACCTGGTCAAGCCGGGCGAGCTAGTCCTGATCGGCGGCGACCTTGACTGTCGGGATACGGATGCCGTTGCTGCTCATGCTCATGTCTCCTCCGGTAGCTCTGCGGACGTTCGGACCTCTGTCATGAAGAGACCGGCCGCGCGACGGATGTGACATGCCGCGTCAAGGTCCGCCCGCGGCATCCGACTTCCTGTGATCAGGGATAGGCTGAGGTCGGCGCGCGTTGTGCACAGTCGACAAGGCTGCCCGTGTCGCTTCCCGTTTCCTCGGCGAGACCCGCCAGCTTGACGAAAGGTTCCCCGTGACCGTCCACGATCAGGATCCGTACTCCCAAGGCCCCCTCGACAGCGATCCCGAGGAGACCGGCGAATGGCAGCAGTCTCTCGACGAGCTCGTCGACGCCAAGGGCCACGGCCGAGGCCGCGAGATCATGCTCAGCCTGCTCAAGCGCTCGAAAGAGCTGCACCTGGGCGTGCCGATGGTCCCGACCACGGACTACATCAACACCATCGCTCCGGAGAACGAGCCCGAGTTCCCCGGTGACGAAGAGATCGAGCGCCGCTACCGCGCCTGGATCCGCTGGAACGCGGCCATCACGGTGCACCGCGCGCAGCGCCCCGGCATCGGCGTCGGCGGCCACATCTCCACCTACGCGTCTTCGGCCGCACTGTATGAAGTCGGCTTCAACCACTTCTTCAAGGGTGCCGACCACGAAGGCGGTGCCGACCAGATCTTCATCCAGGGTCACGCCTCCCCCGGAACCTACGCGCGCTCCTACCTCGAAGGGCGCCTGACCGAAGACCAGCTCGACGGATTCCGCCAGGAGAAGTCGCACGGCCCGAACGGCATCCCCTCGTACCCGCACCCGCGTCTGATGCCGGAGTACTGGCAGTTCCCCACCGTGTCGATGGGTCTGGGTCCGATCAACGCGATCTACCAGGCGATGTCCAACAAGTACATCGAGAACCGCGGCATCAAAGACACCTCCGCCTCGCACGTCTGGGCCTTCCTCGGCGACGGCGAGATGGACGAAGTCGAGAGCCGCGGCCAGTTGCAGGTCGCTGCCAACGAGGGCCTGGACAACCTGACCTTCATCGTCAACTGCAACCTCCAGCGCCTCGACGGCCCGGTGCGCGGCAACGGCAAGATCGTCCAGGAGCTGGAGTCGTTCTTCCGCGGCGCCGGCTGGAACGTCATCAAGGTCGTCTGGGGTCGCGAATGGGATGACTTGCTCTCCCGCGACACCGAGGGTGCACTGCTCAACCTCATGAACGTCACTCCCGACGGTGACTTCCAGACGTACAAGGCCGAGTCGGGCGCGTACATCCGCGAGAACTTCTTCGGCCGCGACGAGCGTGCCGCCGCCCTCGTCAAGGACTACTCCGACGACGACATCTGGAACCTCAAGCGCGGTGGCCACGACTACCGCAAGGTCTACGCCGCCTTCAAGGCCGCGACCGAGCACAAGGGCAAGCCCACCGTCATCCTCGCGAAGACCGTCAAGGGCTACGGCCTCGGTCCGCAGTTCGAGGGCCGCAACGCGACCCACCAGATGAAGAAGATGACGCTGGACAACCTCAAGACGTTCCGCGACGCGATGCACATCCCGATCTCGGATGCTCAGCTCGAGGAGAACCCCTACCTGCCCCCGTACTACAACCCGGGACCGCAGGACGAGACGATCCAGTACATGCTCGAGCGCCGCCAGGCTCTCGGCGGCTTCCTGCCGGAGCGTCGCACGACCCACGTCGGCCTCTCCCTCCCCGAGGACTCCGCCTACGCCCTCCCCAAGAAGGGCTCCGGAACGCAGGAGATCGCCACCACCATGGCGTTCGTCCGTCTGCTGAAGGACCTGCTGCGCTCGAAGGACTTCGGTCACCGCATCGTGCCGATCATTCCCGACGAAGCGCGCACGTTCGGTATGGACGCCTACTTCCCGACGGCGAAGATCTACAACCCGAACGGCCAGCACTACACGTCGGTCGACCGCGAACTCCTCCTCGCCT
This genomic window contains:
- a CDS encoding PadR family transcriptional regulator, encoding MQFLILGILLDGPLALYDVHKRFTGGISLFYAASFGSIQRALRQLEAQGWVLPADAADTRRRRKLYAVTDTGRQTWREWMLSPLSGSDAEPLMLARIYLLGSLPAGERRECIAVVRARLTEDGNALTSLATELDSAEIPAASAEVFRYRRATLDYGIRSHTLALTWLDQLEHDA
- a CDS encoding aldo/keto reductase, giving the protein MPTVPTFTAHNGFALPAIGLGTYALNGDAGADAVTGALSAGYRLLDSAFNYENEGSVGRGVAASDIARAEIIVTTKLPGRHHSTEKARTSIEESRSRLGLDITDLHLIHWPNPSQDEYVQAWAALVDAQERGIVRQIGVSNFLPEHLERIERETGVRPVVNQIEVHPFFPQEEQLAYHREHGILTEAWSPLGRAKELLDEAVITEIAAAHGISAAQTVLAWHVARETVAIPKASSLEHQESNLAAAEVVLDEAEVAAITALGRPDGRLFGADPRTHEES
- a CDS encoding helix-turn-helix transcriptional regulator: MDRDALAEFLLRRRETLQPSDVGLSEGARRRTPGLRREEVAQLAAMSTDYYTRLEQRRGPQPSIQIVAALARALRLTSDERDYLHRVCGHSAPDRAAFADHVRPGMLRILDRLHDSPAFVVSALDEVLVQNDAARALLGDASALQGLERSGIHRWFAQPETERSRYPERDRARQSRSQVAALRAAHGMLGTRSRAGEIVKDLTARSAEFVELWEAQEVRRRFEEHKVLIHPELGEIEVDCQALFTQDESQALIVLTAAPGSESASKLELVRVLGTQIV
- a CDS encoding SDR family oxidoreductase, which produces MNITGNTIFIPGATSGIGLALARALRAKGNTVIVGGRRTELLREIAAADPGMHTVQIDTTDADSIRTAASEVLAAHPELNVLIAMAGVMRVEDWTQPSGFLGTAEETVVTNVLGPIRLISAFIEHLGSVPDATVMTVSSGLAFTPLRATPSYNASKAAIHMLSESLRLQWAGTGVQIMELEPPAVRTGLLPGHEENESAMPLDDFIAEVMELIETQPDTTEIQVENVKFLRYGEARGDYAQVVAAVNGSDPHGK
- a CDS encoding L-lactate dehydrogenase, coding for MEIIENSKLTVVGAGSVGSSVAYAALIRGSARHVALYDIATEKVEAEVLDLAHGTQFTGTSDIVGGSDISVAAGSHVVVITAGAKQNPGQTRTELAEVNAGIIRTMMPQLLEVAPNAVYVIVTNPCDVLTVIAQEATGLPIERIFASGTVLDTSRLRWKLAERAGVSTASVHAHIVGEHGDTEFPLWSRATIGTVPILDWEVPGHPRFTLDELDAIAVDVRDAAYKVIQGKGATNYAIGLSSARIVEAILRDEHAVMPVSTVLHDFHGVDGVALSVPSIVSATGAMPIRNTSFSDEELGLLHHSAKALDEVTATLRQ
- a CDS encoding TIGR01777 family oxidoreductase yields the protein MARRIVISGASGLIGTALASSLRGDGIEVTTLVRRPPRSDDEAQWAPGERELDPDVLAGAEAIVSLSGASVGRVPWTRRYRTELVDSRLRTTKTITTAMRALRSDAPALVSASAVGYYGSAPGEQLTEDSTAGETFLADLCVRWEAEARRADDHARVALLRTAPIIHRQGVLKPLIQLTRFRVAGPIGPGTQIWPWISLEDEVRAIRHVLDQKIGGPVNLTGPTPASANETGRALAARMHRPFWLPAPSWALRLALNEAADSLLLTDADVRPGVLEKTGFQFTHSTVDEAVNAAI
- the aceE gene encoding pyruvate dehydrogenase (acetyl-transferring), homodimeric type, whose amino-acid sequence is MTVHDQDPYSQGPLDSDPEETGEWQQSLDELVDAKGHGRGREIMLSLLKRSKELHLGVPMVPTTDYINTIAPENEPEFPGDEEIERRYRAWIRWNAAITVHRAQRPGIGVGGHISTYASSAALYEVGFNHFFKGADHEGGADQIFIQGHASPGTYARSYLEGRLTEDQLDGFRQEKSHGPNGIPSYPHPRLMPEYWQFPTVSMGLGPINAIYQAMSNKYIENRGIKDTSASHVWAFLGDGEMDEVESRGQLQVAANEGLDNLTFIVNCNLQRLDGPVRGNGKIVQELESFFRGAGWNVIKVVWGREWDDLLSRDTEGALLNLMNVTPDGDFQTYKAESGAYIRENFFGRDERAAALVKDYSDDDIWNLKRGGHDYRKVYAAFKAATEHKGKPTVILAKTVKGYGLGPQFEGRNATHQMKKMTLDNLKTFRDAMHIPISDAQLEENPYLPPYYNPGPQDETIQYMLERRQALGGFLPERRTTHVGLSLPEDSAYALPKKGSGTQEIATTMAFVRLLKDLLRSKDFGHRIVPIIPDEARTFGMDAYFPTAKIYNPNGQHYTSVDRELLLAYKESPQGQIVHVGINEAGAVAAFTAAGTSYATHGEPLIPIYIFYSMFGFQRTGDAQWAAGDQMARGFIIGATAGRTTLTGEGLQHADGHSHLLASTNPATVSYDPAYGYEIAHIMRSGLERMYGGNHEDPNVMYYLTVYNEPYVQPAEPENVDVDGIVRGIHRISVGEGNGPRAQVFASGVGVSWALEAQELLKNDWGVIADVWSVTSWTELRRDGLAADEHNFLHPEEEPRTAYLTQKLQGAEGPVVAVSDAMHAVQDQIRPWIPQRFATLGADGFGFSDTRAAARRFFKIDGPSIVVRTLQSLAEEGAVDRSLAAQAIQKYSLHDVNAGTSGNAGGES